A region from the Anomaloglossus baeobatrachus isolate aAnoBae1 chromosome 11, aAnoBae1.hap1, whole genome shotgun sequence genome encodes:
- the IL18 gene encoding interleukin-18, with translation MDMTAEEIDFDIYDILDGILHFRDNLQTDAWRKSRRRIKASIENIFKQCLEAHPDDTDGGAAVFANPGSDRQRFELQIYQTTEMNDGLPVAFGIKCKDEKYYMCCTEDMRLYFKRGDLPNDIAGNSSDVIFFQKEFSDGDDGFKFQSSLKSGYYLAVSNEGGKQKLVLQQSQSLNERERFSINW, from the exons ATGGACATGACAGCAGAAG AAATTGACTTTGACATATATGATATACTGGATGGGATCTTACATTTCAGAG ACAACTTACAGACAGATGCATGGAGGAAGTCAAGGCGCCGCATAAAAGCAAGTATTGAGAACATATTCAAGCAATGCTTGGAAGCGCACCCGGATGACACGGACGGTGGTGCAGCGGTGTTTGCTAATCCAGGATCAG ACAGGCAAAGGTTTGAACTTCAGATTTATCAAACTACCGAAATGAATGATGGACTTCCGGTGGCGTTCGGTATAAAATGTAAAGATGAGAAATACTACATGTGCTGCACAGAAGACATGCGGCTTTACTTCAAG AGAGGAGATTTACCCAACGATATTGCCGGAAACTCCAGCGACGTCATCTTTTTCCAAAAAGAATTCAGCGACGGCGACGACGGCTTCAAATTCCAATCGTCTCTAAAATCGGGCTATTATTTAGCGGTCAGTAACGAAGGCGGAAAACAGAAGTTAGTCCTCCAGCAAAGTCAAAGTCTCAATGAAAGAGAAAGGTTTTCCATAAATTGGTGA